CGCCGGCCTCGGCCGAGGGTACGGCGGAATATTGCCGCGCGGCCTCGGCGAATTGCGCCTCGGTCGGGCGCGAGCCCGAGATGCGTTCAGCCAGGGCCAGGGCCTGCCCTTCCTGGCCCGGGGGTGCGGGGATGATCAGTTCGGACAGCAGCACCCGGTCGATGATCGGCGTCTCGATCAGGCGCTGGAGTTCCTGGTCCACCTCGGCATCCGAGATCTGGACCCGCGGCAGCAGGCGGGCGCGCACGACCTCGCGCCAGACGGTGCCGGCCTCGACGAAGTCGCGGAACACCCCCGCCTCGACCCCGCCGCGTTCCAGCTGGGCGATGAAGCCCGCCGCGTCCAGCCCGGCGCGGCCGGCGAATTCCTCCATCCCCTCCTCCAGGCCCTGGGGGGTGATCTGGACGCCCAGGTCACGCGCCGCCTGGACGCGCAGCCGGTCGTCGATCAGCGACTGTTCGGCGGCCGACGCGCTGGCATCGGGGGCGCCGATGATCTGCATGAAGCGCATGCGCTGGTCGACCTCGTAGCGGGTCACGGCGCTGTCATTCACATAGACGGCGGGCGCGAACAGGTTCTGCGCGGCCGCGCCGCCCGCCGCGCCTGTGGCGATGACCGCCGCCAGGGCGATGCCCGAAAGGAAATGCCGCATCTGAGCCCTCATCTGATCCGTTGGGGTGACCTTATCGCATGCAGCTGCGGCGCGCCACCGTGCCCGGCCCGTCGGGCTGGGCGCCGAAACCGCCAAGCCGCAGCGACAGGTCCAGGCTGGTTTCCGCCCGCAGCAGGTCCGAGCTGCTGAAGCGCCGCGACAGGCCCGATTCGACCGTGATGCATTCGTTGCGATAGGCCACGCGCAGGGCCGCGCGCTGTGCGCGGTCGGCGGCGAAATCGTATCGCGTCTCGGCCCGGCCCCACCAGCCGCGGGCGATCTGCCAGCCGATATCGGCGGACAGTTCGCTGGCATCTGTGTCGCGTCCCTCGTCCTCGTCGCGGTCGATCCAGATATAGCCGGCCGAGACCTGCAGGTCCGGGCGCAGCCAGCCCACCCGCAATTCGTTGCGCGACACCGCCAGGTCGTCGTCGAACAGCGCCCGGTTCGCCACCGCCAGCCCCGTGCCGCTGTCGTAATTGGCCGAGATCAG
Above is a genomic segment from Paracoccus aestuarii containing:
- a CDS encoding peptidylprolyl isomerase, giving the protein MRHFLSGIALAAVIATGAAGGAAAQNLFAPAVYVNDSAVTRYEVDQRMRFMQIIGAPDASASAAEQSLIDDRLRVQAARDLGVQITPQGLEEGMEEFAGRAGLDAAGFIAQLERGGVEAGVFRDFVEAGTVWREVVRARLLPRVQISDAEVDQELQRLIETPIIDRVLLSELIIPAPPGQEGQALALAERISGSRPTEAQFAEAARQYSAVPSAEAGGRLEMLALDDLPPSLRPIITALQPGQTTAPLPVEGAVVLFHLRDAQGTLRPGAREQVLDYMVLRLASPAQAAQLAAVTRSCDDLYVQAGPDVAPQVRRQTAPQGQIPQAIALRLASLDADEAGVVPAGEGADLVMLCSRQPALAAQPDVATTALPPDGVENAVPRQSAPGIPTREEVRSQLFNRKINTAAEGLLADLRADAIIRRP